The Primulina eburnea isolate SZY01 chromosome 13, ASM2296580v1, whole genome shotgun sequence genome includes a region encoding these proteins:
- the LOC140809321 gene encoding uncharacterized protein has protein sequence MGQILEKFQGEDWKERQIRGITDRVFDRVKHHDTDRTSLTFEELYIAVLLVYNDINKRLPGPHFDPPTEEQVKSLMLESDINLDGELDRAEFVNFILHVTRDTFVTVSRGLIITLVAAPTLALLTKRTTENVPRVGKVVQKIPNSVYASLVTVVLVALQQTAEKV, from the exons ATGGGACAGATTCTTGAGAAATTCCAAG GGGAGGATTGGAAAGAAAGGCAGATTCGAGGGATAACTGACAGAGTTTTTGATCGTGTGAAGCATCATGATACTGACAGGACCAGTCTAACGTTTGAGGAGCTTTATATTGCTGTGTTACTCGTATACAA TGACATTAATAAGCGGTTGCCTGGTCCACATTTCGACCCCCCAACAGAGGAACAAGTAAAAAGTCTGATGCTG GAGAGTGATATCAATCTTGATGGTGAACTCGACCGGGCAGAATTCGTTAATTTCATCCTGCACGTAACAAGAGATACATTCGTGACAGTGAGCCGGGGATTGATCATTACTTTGGTTGCAGCTCCAACTTTGGCTTTGTTAACTAAAAGGACAACAGAGAATGTCCCCAGAGTCGGCAAGGTGGTGCAGAAAATACCCAACTCTGTCTACGCATCACTTGTGACAGTTGTGCTTGTTGCATTACAACAAACTGCAGAGAAGGTGTAA
- the LOC140809795 gene encoding probable xyloglucan endotransglucosylase/hydrolase protein 30, translated as MDKFHYSVSFFLVLHVICVGFAAAGFNVSTIPFQKGFTNLFGESNIVRSADDRSVQLQLNQFTGSGFKSSDLYNHGFFSAKIKLPSDYTAGIVVAFYTTNGDIFRKTHDELDFEFLGNIKGKAWRFQTNMYGNGSTDRGREERYYLWFDPSKEFHRYSILWTTHKIIFYIDNVPIREMIRNEAMGDDFPSKPMGLYATIWDGSEWATSGGKYRANYKYAPFVAEFTDLVLHGCTSDPLEEVIDTGCAEKDSQLDTADFANITPKQRLAMKRFRSKYVYYSYCYDIVRYAVPPPECDVDPVERRRYKDNGRLRFDKFHRRSYKRRGEIVKAKR; from the exons ATGGATAAGTTCCACTATTCCGTGTCTTTCTTCCTTGTTCTTCATGTAATATGTGTAGGATTTGCTGCTGCAGGCTTCAACGTATCCACTATCCCATTCCAGAAAGGCTTCACGAATTTATTTGGTGAATCGAATATCGTACGCTCCGCCGATGATCGGTCTGTTCAACTTCAGCTCAACCAATTCACAG GCTCAGGATTTAAATCCTCCGACCTCTACAACCATGGTTTCTTTAGCGCGAAAATCAAACTCCCGTCCGATTATACCGCAGGAATCGTGGTCGCGTTCTAT ACGACTAATGGAGATATATTTCGAAAGACGCACGATGAATTGGACTTCGAGTTCTTGGGGAATATCAAAGGAAAAGCGTGGAGGTTTCAGACAAATATGTATGGAAACGGAAGCACAGATAGAGGAAGAGAAGAGAGATACTACCTTTGGTTCGATCCTTCCAAAGAATTCCATCGTTACAGCATACTATGGACCACACACAAAATTAT ATTTTATATAGACAATGTCCCTATCCGCGAAATGATACGCAACGAGGCCATGGGAGATGATTTCCCGTCGAAGCCTATGGGATTATATGCAACCATTTGGGATGGCTCCGAGTGGGCTACTTCCGGTGGCAAGTACAGAGCTAATTACAAGTATGCACCGTTCGTGGCGGAATTCACCGACCTCGTTCTACATGGATGCACGTCGGATCCACTTGAAGAGGTGATCGACACCGGATGTGCCGAAAAAGATAGCCAACTTGATACAGCTGATTTTGCAAATATAACCCCGAAACAGAGGTTGGCCATGAAAAGATTTAGGAGTAAGTATGTGTATTACTCGTACTGTTATGACATCGTGAGGTATGCCGTGCCACCGCCGGAATGTGATGTTGATCCGGTGGAGAGGCGGCGGTACAAGGACAATGGACGGTTGAGGTTCGACAAGTTTCATAGACGGAGTTACAAGAGAAGAGGGGAGATTGTGAAAGCAAAGCGTTAG